The Agromyces atrinae genome window below encodes:
- a CDS encoding TetR/AcrR family transcriptional regulator — protein MGRRISADERRIALVAAALRVAARRGISHATTRAIVAEAGMSLASFHYVFESRDAFLAEVIRTVVDDELHAVLPDVEPAATLRDTIASGLERYLSHVRREPGEELTMLELTWHSLRTPELAGLAGSQYESYRAFARAALEAAAGFHDCRWRIPVDDVARLLVSFTDGLTIDWLVHEDEAASALIVGASADAIASLAEAAS, from the coding sequence ATGGGTCGCCGTATCTCCGCCGACGAGCGCCGCATCGCCCTCGTCGCAGCAGCACTCCGCGTAGCCGCGCGCCGCGGCATCTCCCATGCTACGACTCGCGCCATCGTGGCCGAGGCGGGGATGTCGCTCGCGAGCTTCCACTACGTCTTCGAGTCACGGGATGCGTTCCTCGCCGAGGTGATCCGCACCGTCGTCGATGACGAGTTGCACGCTGTGCTGCCCGACGTCGAGCCGGCCGCGACGCTCCGCGACACGATCGCGTCGGGTCTCGAGCGCTATCTCTCGCACGTGCGCCGCGAACCCGGCGAAGAGCTCACGATGCTCGAACTGACGTGGCACTCCCTCCGCACCCCTGAGCTCGCGGGTCTCGCCGGCAGCCAGTACGAGAGCTATCGCGCGTTCGCCCGAGCGGCGCTCGAGGCCGCGGCCGGCTTCCACGACTGCCGCTGGCGCATCCCCGTCGACGACGTCGCACGCCTCCTCGTCTCGTTCACCGACGGCCTCACGATCGACTGGCTCGTCCACGAGGACGAGGCGGCATCCGCCCTCATCGTCGGTGCGTCGGCCGACGCCATCGCCTCCCTCGCCGAGGCTGCCTCGTGA
- a CDS encoding NAD(P)/FAD-dependent oxidoreductase, whose translation MPKILIVGGGYAGFYTAWKLEKHLRAGEAEVTVVDPLPYMTYQPFLPEVAAGSIEPRHAVVSQRRHLKKTNVITAKVTNIDHASKTATITPPVGEAYEFSYDIIVVTGGAVSRTFPIPGVADSAIGLKTIEEAVAIRDRMLTNFDKAASLPAGPERERLLTVVVVGGGFAGIEVFAELRSFASSLLTYYPQLSFEETHFHLIEAMGRIMPEVSLPTSHWVLKHLAQRGAEVHLDTQLKSAVDGHIELSTGESFDSDLIVWTAGVMANPTIVRNSDLPVEERGRIRTRPDLRVGTDEEFVADAWAAGDVSAVPDLSGGGVGGFCVPNAQHAVRQGKLLAKNIVAVIRGEEPRQYFHKNLGAVAGLGIGSGVFQSGKIAIKGVVAWFAHRGYHGLAMPSFERKFRVFWGWWNNFWLGRDIVSLSATQHPRAAFEEFASRPKPAADAAPAPAAVKAPAEKPAKETVGA comes from the coding sequence GTGCCCAAGATTCTCATCGTCGGTGGCGGCTACGCCGGTTTCTACACGGCGTGGAAGCTCGAGAAGCACCTCCGTGCCGGCGAGGCCGAGGTTACTGTCGTCGACCCGCTGCCGTACATGACGTACCAGCCCTTCCTCCCCGAGGTCGCCGCCGGATCGATCGAACCGCGTCACGCCGTCGTTTCGCAGCGTCGTCACCTGAAGAAGACCAACGTCATCACGGCGAAGGTCACGAACATCGACCACGCGTCGAAGACGGCGACGATCACGCCGCCCGTCGGCGAGGCGTACGAGTTCTCGTACGACATCATCGTCGTGACCGGCGGCGCCGTGTCGCGCACCTTCCCGATCCCCGGTGTCGCCGACAGCGCCATCGGCCTCAAGACGATCGAAGAGGCCGTCGCGATCCGCGACCGCATGCTCACGAACTTCGACAAGGCCGCGAGCCTGCCCGCCGGCCCCGAGCGTGAGCGCCTGCTCACCGTCGTCGTCGTCGGTGGCGGCTTCGCCGGCATCGAGGTCTTCGCCGAGCTGCGTTCGTTCGCGAGCTCGCTCCTCACGTACTACCCGCAGCTCTCCTTCGAGGAGACGCACTTCCACCTCATCGAGGCCATGGGTCGCATCATGCCCGAGGTTTCGCTGCCGACGAGCCACTGGGTGCTCAAGCACCTCGCTCAGCGCGGCGCCGAGGTGCACCTCGACACGCAGCTCAAGTCGGCCGTCGACGGTCACATCGAGCTCTCGACGGGCGAGTCCTTCGACTCCGACCTCATCGTCTGGACCGCCGGTGTCATGGCGAACCCGACGATCGTCCGCAACAGCGACCTCCCCGTCGAGGAGCGCGGCCGCATCCGTACGCGTCCCGACCTCCGCGTCGGCACCGACGAAGAGTTCGTGGCCGACGCCTGGGCCGCCGGTGACGTCTCGGCCGTCCCCGACCTCTCGGGCGGTGGCGTCGGCGGCTTCTGCGTGCCGAACGCTCAGCACGCCGTGCGTCAGGGCAAGCTGCTCGCGAAGAACATCGTGGCCGTCATCCGTGGCGAAGAGCCGCGTCAGTACTTCCACAAGAACCTTGGCGCCGTCGCCGGTCTCGGCATCGGCTCGGGCGTCTTCCAGTCGGGCAAGATCGCGATCAAGGGTGTCGTCGCGTGGTTCGCGCACCGCGGCTACCACGGCCTGGCCATGCCGAGCTTCGAGCGCAAGTTCCGCGTGTTCTGGGGCTGGTGGAACAACTTCTGGCTCGGACGCGACATCGTCTCGCTCTCCGCGACGCAGCACCCGCGTGCCGCGTTCGAGGAGTTCGCGTCGCGACCGAAGCCCGCAGCCGACGCCGCTCCGGCACCGGCCGCAGTGAAGGCCCCGGCAGAGAAGCCGGCCAAGGAGACCGTGGGGGCCTGA
- a CDS encoding HNH endonuclease signature motif containing protein, which translates to MSSLPVLLEVDIDMACDEDGFDPPLTAAERAVAERLIAEWRADDDVADDAHPITSASSGLPHGAGWSPRASLKFDLRTLQQLEAEENRIAADRARVLARMAATTDAIEAAEPTRGTSRDIEMARRSLIAEIACALTVSERLIQMRLDDAERFHTDTPTLLDHVAAGRLGFRQAQILLDHTSSLPGEHRAAFIDAVLPIAESSTPPQLQRRARTLRERLHPDSITTRHQSAVAKRRVGLTHTHDGMSWLNAYLPAATAITIDTRLSDIAGHLATADDETRTLTQLRTDVFIDLLTGTPQTNEPTNPTTAPRRRRGPRPTVMITVPALTLLGHTDEPATLDGYGPIPIETARELAGDATSCIRILTHPETGTTLSVGRDRYTVPPDLRAALQHRDTTCRFPGCNQPALTADIDHTTDWQHGGPTTLDNLAHLCRKHHTLKHHTGWTATHTTSGDSTSDGTLTWTSPLGHTYTTFPTNAMPLRPRQTGAPPDESPHDESPSPRLRQTPPPTPPDGTRGVLPENPPF; encoded by the coding sequence GTGTCTTCGCTGCCGGTCCTGCTCGAGGTCGACATCGATATGGCGTGCGACGAGGACGGGTTCGATCCGCCGCTCACCGCCGCCGAGCGGGCCGTTGCCGAGCGACTCATCGCTGAGTGGCGGGCCGACGACGACGTCGCCGATGACGCACACCCCATCACTTCTGCTTCGTCGGGTTTACCCCATGGTGCGGGATGGTCGCCGCGGGCGTCGCTCAAGTTCGATCTGCGTACCCTGCAGCAGCTCGAGGCGGAGGAGAACCGCATCGCGGCCGACCGCGCCCGGGTCCTGGCCCGCATGGCCGCCACGACCGATGCGATCGAGGCTGCCGAGCCGACGCGGGGAACGTCGCGCGATATCGAGATGGCGCGCCGATCCCTCATCGCGGAGATCGCGTGCGCACTGACCGTATCCGAACGGCTCATCCAGATGCGTCTCGACGACGCGGAACGTTTCCACACCGACACCCCCACCCTCCTCGACCATGTCGCTGCGGGGCGGCTCGGGTTCCGGCAAGCGCAGATCCTCCTCGACCACACCTCCTCTCTCCCCGGCGAACACCGTGCCGCGTTCATCGATGCCGTTCTTCCCATCGCGGAAAGCTCGACTCCCCCGCAACTGCAGCGTCGCGCCCGCACCCTGCGTGAACGCCTGCACCCCGACTCGATCACCACCCGCCACCAGAGCGCAGTCGCGAAACGACGCGTCGGGCTCACGCACACGCACGACGGCATGTCCTGGCTGAACGCCTACCTGCCCGCCGCGACCGCGATCACGATCGACACCCGCCTCTCCGACATCGCCGGACACCTCGCCACCGCGGACGACGAGACCCGCACCCTCACCCAACTCCGCACCGACGTCTTCATCGACCTCCTCACCGGGACACCGCAGACCAACGAGCCCACGAACCCCACCACCGCACCACGACGCCGCCGGGGGCCGCGGCCGACCGTGATGATCACCGTGCCCGCACTCACCCTCCTCGGACACACCGACGAACCCGCGACCCTCGACGGCTACGGACCCATCCCCATCGAGACCGCCCGGGAACTCGCCGGCGACGCGACAAGCTGCATCCGCATCCTCACCCACCCCGAAACCGGCACCACCCTCTCCGTCGGACGCGACCGCTACACCGTCCCACCCGACCTCCGCGCCGCACTCCAGCACCGCGACACCACCTGCCGCTTCCCCGGCTGCAACCAACCCGCCCTCACCGCCGACATCGACCACACCACCGACTGGCAACACGGCGGACCCACCACCCTCGACAACCTCGCGCACCTCTGCCGCAAACACCACACCCTCAAACACCACACCGGATGGACCGCCACCCACACCACCAGCGGCGACAGCACGAGCGACGGCACACTCACCTGGACCTCACCCCTCGGCCATACCTACACAACGTTCCCTACCAACGCCATGCCCCTGCGCCCGCGCCAGACCGGAGCGCCACCCGACGAATCACCACACGACGAATCACCATCACCGCGCTTGCGGCAAACACCGCCGCCGACTCCGCCCGACGGAACGCGCGGCGTCCTGCCCGAGAATCCGCCCTTCTGA
- the eno gene encoding phosphopyruvate hydratase, whose protein sequence is MAFIEAVTAREILDSRGNPTVEVEVLLDDGVLERAAVPSGASTGAFEAYELRDGDASRYLGKGVQKAVDAVIDELGPAIEDLDATDQRLVDAALIEADGTDNKSKLGANAILGVSLAVAKAAAQSSNLPLFRYLGGPNAHTLPVPMLNIINGGAHADTGVDIQEFMVLPIGAPTFSEGLRWGVETYHSLKSLLKSKGLATGLGDEGGFAPDLSSNRAALDLISEAIEKAGFTVGSDIALGLDVASTEFFENGVYRFEGKDLSAADLSAYYAELVANYPLVSIEDPLAEDDWAGWTALTAELGSKVQLVGDDLFVTNPKRLADGIAQKAGNSILVKVNQIGTLTETLDAVTLAQRSGYTAILSHRSGETEDTTIADLAVATDAGQIKTGAPARSERVAKYNQLLRIEEELGDAAVYAGRSAFPRFTA, encoded by the coding sequence GTGGCTTTCATCGAGGCAGTGACCGCTCGCGAGATTCTTGACTCGCGCGGCAACCCGACAGTCGAGGTGGAGGTGCTCCTCGACGACGGCGTTCTCGAGCGTGCGGCGGTTCCGTCCGGCGCATCGACCGGCGCCTTCGAGGCTTACGAGCTCCGCGACGGCGACGCGAGCCGGTACCTCGGCAAGGGCGTGCAGAAGGCTGTCGACGCAGTCATCGACGAGCTCGGCCCGGCGATCGAAGACCTCGACGCCACCGACCAGCGTCTCGTCGACGCCGCCCTCATCGAGGCCGACGGCACCGACAACAAGTCGAAGCTCGGCGCCAACGCCATCCTCGGCGTGAGCCTCGCCGTGGCCAAGGCCGCTGCCCAGAGCTCGAACCTCCCGCTCTTCCGCTACCTCGGTGGCCCGAACGCGCACACGCTGCCCGTTCCGATGCTCAACATCATCAACGGTGGCGCGCACGCCGACACCGGCGTCGACATCCAGGAGTTCATGGTGCTGCCGATCGGCGCGCCGACCTTCTCGGAGGGCCTCCGCTGGGGCGTCGAGACGTACCACTCCCTCAAGAGCCTCCTCAAGTCGAAGGGCCTCGCAACCGGCCTCGGCGACGAGGGTGGCTTCGCGCCCGACCTCTCGAGCAACCGCGCGGCTCTCGACCTGATCTCCGAAGCGATCGAGAAGGCCGGCTTCACCGTCGGCTCCGACATCGCTCTCGGCCTCGACGTCGCATCGACCGAGTTCTTCGAGAACGGCGTCTACCGCTTCGAGGGCAAGGACCTCTCGGCGGCCGATCTCTCGGCGTACTACGCCGAGCTCGTCGCCAACTACCCCCTCGTCTCGATCGAGGACCCGCTGGCCGAAGACGACTGGGCCGGCTGGACCGCCCTCACCGCCGAGCTCGGCTCGAAGGTGCAGCTCGTCGGCGACGACCTGTTCGTCACCAACCCGAAGCGCCTCGCCGACGGCATCGCGCAGAAGGCCGGCAACTCGATCCTCGTCAAGGTGAACCAGATCGGTACCCTCACCGAGACTCTCGACGCCGTGACCCTCGCTCAGCGCTCGGGTTACACCGCGATCCTGTCGCACCGTTCGGGTGAGACCGAAGATACGACGATCGCCGACCTCGCGGTCGCGACCGACGCCGGTCAGATCAAGACGGGCGCGCCCGCTCGCTCCGAGCGCGTCGCGAAGTACAATCAGCTTCTGAGGATCGAAGAAGAGCTCGGCGACGCGGCGGTCTACGCCGGTCGCTCGGCGTTCCCGCGCTTCACGGCTTAG
- a CDS encoding FtsB family cell division protein, with protein MARRPSRSAPDVRRESESVQTGWLSGIRFSGFTIIMFGIIVLAVVVLAPSLKVYAEQRAQIVALAADVAAKNAQVDDLTAERERWNDTTYIQTQARERLYFVKPGEVSYLVVNDLPPESADGEAAPISDTVEETRPDWMRTLLASVVTAGLAPAPGDAEQPADTAPADTAPADTAPAEGDTP; from the coding sequence ATGGCACGACGTCCCTCGCGCTCCGCGCCCGACGTCCGCCGTGAGAGCGAGTCGGTGCAGACCGGCTGGCTCAGCGGCATCCGTTTCTCGGGCTTCACCATCATCATGTTCGGCATCATCGTGCTCGCCGTGGTCGTGCTCGCGCCGAGCCTCAAGGTCTACGCCGAGCAGCGCGCGCAGATCGTCGCGCTCGCGGCCGATGTCGCCGCGAAGAACGCGCAGGTCGACGATCTGACCGCCGAACGCGAGCGGTGGAACGACACGACCTACATCCAGACCCAGGCGCGTGAACGCCTCTACTTCGTGAAGCCCGGCGAGGTGAGCTACCTCGTCGTCAACGACCTGCCGCCCGAGAGTGCGGACGGCGAGGCCGCGCCGATCTCCGACACGGTCGAAGAGACGCGGCCCGATTGGATGCGCACGCTCCTCGCCTCCGTCGTCACCGCGGGTCTCGCGCCCGCGCCCGGCGACGCCGAGCAGCCTGCCGACACTGCGCCTGCCGACACCGCCCCCGCAGACACCGCCCCCGCCGAGGGAGACACCCCATGA
- a CDS encoding DUF501 domain-containing protein: MTRPPFDAVSERDIAIVSAQLGRPARNVIGIPARCVCGAPTVVATAPRLADGTPFPTLYYLSHPAATASLSYLEAAHHMVEYQALLADDDELRAGYEQAHRDYLADREGILVVPEIAGFSAGGMPTRVKCLHALAAHALSAGPGANPIGDLALAQATWSPAVCECVDYGIDSA; the protein is encoded by the coding sequence ATGACCCGACCGCCCTTCGACGCGGTGAGCGAGCGCGACATCGCGATCGTGTCCGCGCAGCTCGGCCGCCCCGCACGCAACGTCATCGGCATCCCTGCTCGGTGCGTGTGCGGTGCACCGACGGTCGTCGCGACCGCTCCGCGCCTCGCCGACGGCACGCCGTTCCCGACCCTCTACTACTTGTCGCACCCCGCCGCGACGGCGTCGCTCTCGTACCTCGAGGCCGCGCACCACATGGTCGAGTACCAGGCGCTCCTCGCCGATGACGACGAGCTGCGTGCGGGCTACGAGCAGGCTCACCGCGACTACCTCGCCGACCGCGAGGGCATCCTCGTCGTGCCCGAGATCGCGGGCTTCTCGGCCGGAGGCATGCCGACCCGCGTCAAGTGCCTGCACGCGCTCGCCGCCCACGCGCTCTCGGCCGGCCCCGGGGCGAACCCCATCGGAGACCTCGCACTCGCGCAGGCCACCTGGAGCCCCGCGGTCTGCGAGTGCGTCGACTACGGGATCGATTCGGCGTGA
- a CDS encoding S8 family serine peptidase, translating to MKRARVRGIRVAAVAVLSLAFVTVGSSAAHADLVRDYQYWLSDYGFTTAWNTSRGDGVTVAVIDTGVDGTVAEMQGAIVGGTDVSGIGSPNGQTPVGTDDSHGTMVAGLLAGRGSGPGNGVIGVAPDADLLTISVAFGANTGATSDNDTQIAEAVRWAVDNGADVINMSLTRNTADWPESWDDAFMYAFENDVVIVAAAGNRGAGTTAVGAPATIPGVLTVAGVNRDKVASFDASSQGITIGVAAPSEDLVGVIPGGSYVKWNGTSGAAPLVSGLVALVRAAYPDLDAGNVINRITATADLNGHEAGGPIYGYGLINPPGALTADVPLVDKDPAAELAEWIRVHRRADVPPDQSGETPVPQEIVPIKDPPLPRAANEASLFPTTWTLTYITLPLVVVTGFGTLAALLGIGATRQLKRAARE from the coding sequence GTGAAGCGCGCCCGCGTCCGAGGCATCCGCGTTGCCGCCGTCGCCGTCCTGAGCCTCGCGTTCGTGACGGTCGGCTCGAGCGCTGCGCACGCCGACCTCGTTCGCGACTACCAGTACTGGCTCAGCGACTACGGCTTCACGACGGCGTGGAACACCTCGCGCGGCGACGGCGTCACGGTCGCCGTGATCGACACGGGCGTCGACGGAACGGTCGCCGAGATGCAGGGCGCGATCGTCGGCGGCACGGATGTCTCCGGGATCGGCTCCCCGAACGGCCAGACGCCCGTCGGAACGGATGACTCGCACGGCACGATGGTCGCCGGGCTCCTCGCGGGCCGAGGCTCAGGGCCGGGCAACGGCGTCATCGGTGTGGCTCCCGACGCCGACCTCCTCACGATCTCGGTCGCCTTCGGCGCGAACACGGGTGCGACGAGCGACAACGACACCCAGATCGCCGAGGCCGTGCGCTGGGCCGTCGACAACGGCGCCGACGTCATCAACATGTCGCTCACGCGGAACACCGCGGACTGGCCCGAGAGCTGGGACGACGCGTTCATGTACGCGTTCGAGAACGACGTCGTCATCGTCGCCGCCGCGGGCAACCGCGGTGCGGGAACGACGGCCGTCGGAGCGCCGGCGACGATCCCCGGCGTGCTCACCGTCGCGGGTGTGAACCGCGACAAGGTGGCGAGCTTCGACGCGTCATCGCAGGGCATCACGATCGGCGTCGCCGCCCCGAGCGAAGACCTCGTCGGCGTCATCCCGGGCGGAAGCTACGTGAAGTGGAACGGCACGAGCGGTGCCGCGCCGCTCGTCTCGGGTCTCGTCGCCCTCGTGCGTGCGGCGTACCCCGACCTCGACGCGGGCAACGTCATCAACCGCATCACCGCGACCGCCGACCTGAACGGTCACGAGGCGGGCGGGCCGATCTACGGCTACGGACTGATCAACCCGCCGGGCGCGTTGACGGCCGATGTGCCGCTCGTCGACAAGGACCCTGCCGCCGAGCTCGCCGAGTGGATTCGCGTGCACCGGCGGGCCGATGTGCCGCCGGATCAGTCGGGCGAGACTCCCGTGCCGCAAGAGATCGTGCCCATCAAAGATCCGCCGCTTCCGCGTGCCGCGAACGAGGCTTCCCTGTTCCCGACGACGTGGACGCTCACCTATATCACGCTTCCGCTCGTCGTGGTCACGGGATTTGGTACGCTAGCAGCGCTGTTGGGCATCGGCGCCACTCGGCAACTCAAGCGAGCCGCACGCGAATAG
- a CDS encoding Ppx/GppA phosphatase family protein, with product MRLGVLDVGSNTVHLLIVDAHPGARPIPDSSHKSVLRLMRYLTDDGAISDDGVTAIVDAVRAAVRAGEAAGIEELLPFATSALREATNGAAVLALIAAETGVELQVLSGIDEARITFLAVRRWYGWSAADMLLFDIGGGSLEIAAGGDEYPEVALSLPLGAGRSTIGFLHDDPPTQAQMDALREHAASVLDDALPAFANLPRAAHISGSSKTIRSLARLAGSVVDGVGSLDRTLLRRAQLDDWIPRLARIPADARPALPGITVDRTFQIVAGGIVLTEAMRAFGVRELEVSPWALREGILLRYLDRLV from the coding sequence ATGCGACTCGGAGTACTCGACGTGGGGTCGAACACCGTCCATCTGCTCATCGTCGACGCGCACCCCGGCGCCCGCCCGATCCCCGACTCGTCGCACAAATCCGTGCTGCGGCTCATGCGGTACCTGACCGACGACGGTGCGATCAGCGACGACGGCGTCACGGCGATCGTCGATGCCGTTCGCGCGGCCGTGCGGGCCGGCGAAGCCGCGGGCATCGAAGAACTCCTGCCCTTCGCGACGTCGGCGCTCCGCGAGGCGACGAACGGTGCCGCCGTGCTCGCCCTCATCGCCGCCGAGACGGGTGTCGAGCTGCAGGTGCTCTCGGGCATCGACGAGGCGCGCATCACGTTCCTCGCCGTGCGGCGCTGGTACGGCTGGTCGGCGGCCGACATGCTGCTCTTCGACATCGGCGGCGGCTCGCTCGAGATCGCCGCGGGAGGCGACGAGTACCCCGAGGTGGCGCTCTCACTCCCCCTCGGCGCCGGGCGATCGACGATCGGGTTCCTCCACGACGATCCCCCGACGCAGGCTCAGATGGATGCGCTGCGCGAGCACGCGGCATCCGTTCTCGACGATGCGCTGCCCGCGTTCGCGAACCTGCCGCGCGCCGCGCACATCTCGGGCTCGTCGAAGACGATCCGTTCGCTCGCGCGTCTCGCCGGTTCGGTCGTCGACGGCGTCGGGTCGCTCGATCGCACCCTGTTGCGCCGCGCGCAGCTCGACGACTGGATTCCGCGCCTCGCGCGCATCCCCGCCGATGCCCGGCCTGCGCTGCCGGGAATCACGGTCGACCGCACGTTCCAGATCGTCGCGGGCGGCATCGTGCTCACGGAGGCCATGCGCGCCTTCGGTGTGCGCGAGCTCGAGGTCTCGCCGTGGGCCCTCCGCGAGGGCATCCTGCTGCGCTACCTCGACCGCCTGGTCTAG
- the hisS gene encoding histidine--tRNA ligase — protein sequence MAQTVTPPRGMRDFLPAEKARRERALAVIRRSYAARGFDEIETPVVEDSARLHAGLGGDNEKLAFAVMRRALTSDDLAAAAASGDALALADLGLRFDLTVPLARFYATHRAALPPVFRSVQIAPVWRAERPQKGRYRQFVQCDIDIIGEAGPLAELELLEATLATLADLGLTECVIRINDRRILSTLLAHWGVPEDARERALITIDKLDKIGAQGVADELAASGVTAGGVAETLDAIANAGWELLDAGAPAWLDEAAYADLLALRAALPGAELVFDPTLVRGMGYYTGTIFEIAHPGFGYSLGGGGRYDNMIGRFLGQSVPACGFSIGFERIVDLVSLDEDGAADSVVLVYDRDVALPSLLALKSDLVAAGRRVRLEKRVKNQRALLERIAADGFDAYAFVSADTPDAASLDFRPFA from the coding sequence ATGGCCCAGACCGTCACTCCGCCGCGCGGCATGCGCGACTTCCTCCCCGCTGAGAAGGCTCGTCGTGAGCGCGCTCTCGCCGTCATCCGTCGCTCGTACGCCGCGCGCGGATTCGACGAGATCGAGACGCCCGTCGTCGAGGACTCGGCGCGACTGCACGCGGGGCTCGGCGGAGACAACGAGAAGCTCGCCTTCGCGGTCATGCGCCGCGCGCTCACGAGTGACGACCTCGCGGCCGCCGCGGCATCCGGCGATGCCCTCGCCCTCGCCGACCTCGGCCTCCGATTCGACCTCACGGTGCCCCTCGCACGCTTCTACGCGACCCACCGCGCCGCTCTGCCGCCCGTGTTTCGCTCGGTGCAGATCGCACCCGTGTGGCGTGCCGAGCGCCCGCAGAAGGGCCGCTACCGCCAGTTCGTGCAGTGCGACATCGACATCATCGGCGAGGCAGGACCGCTCGCCGAGCTCGAGCTTCTCGAGGCGACACTCGCGACCCTGGCCGACCTGGGGCTCACCGAGTGCGTCATCCGCATCAACGACCGCCGCATCCTCTCGACGCTCCTCGCTCACTGGGGCGTGCCGGAGGATGCCCGTGAGCGCGCGCTCATCACGATCGACAAGCTCGACAAGATCGGTGCGCAGGGCGTCGCCGACGAGCTCGCCGCCTCGGGCGTGACCGCCGGTGGAGTCGCCGAGACCCTCGACGCCATCGCGAACGCCGGGTGGGAGCTTCTCGACGCCGGCGCACCCGCCTGGCTCGACGAAGCCGCCTACGCCGACCTGCTCGCCCTGCGCGCCGCCCTCCCCGGCGCCGAACTCGTCTTCGACCCGACCCTCGTGCGCGGCATGGGTTACTACACGGGCACGATCTTCGAGATCGCGCACCCCGGCTTCGGCTACTCGCTCGGCGGCGGCGGACGCTACGACAACATGATCGGCCGATTCCTCGGGCAGAGTGTTCCCGCGTGCGGGTTCTCGATCGGTTTCGAGCGCATCGTCGACCTCGTCTCTCTCGACGAGGACGGCGCGGCCGACTCGGTCGTGCTCGTCTATGACCGCGATGTCGCGCTTCCCTCCCTCCTCGCGCTCAAGTCCGACCTCGTCGCAGCGGGCCGCCGCGTGCGGCTCGAGAAGCGCGTGAAGAACCAGCGCGCACTCCTCGAACGCATTGCCGCCGACGGCTTCGACGCGTACGCCTTCGTCTCGGCGGACACCCCCGACGCGGCATCCCTCGACTTCCGCCCGTTCGCCTGA
- a CDS encoding MFS transporter, whose translation MTTPGTAPASPPAAVSEPTRRVGGAWISTFAIAWLGIWMAQLTPVQLLLPAQIDAQLHPDDWTESVFAFGAISGLAAVAIIIAYPLTGALSDRTTSRFGRRRPWILVGALVFAGALVALGFATDIVQIALWWILAMVGFCIMTAALTATISDQVPIGQRGFVSGWLSAPQAIGTILGLVIVTEFFTGPAAGYAVIAVLLIAFVLPFLTRPDIPLDARTKTKLDARGILGSLWISPRKHPDFGWTLLGRILVNIGNALGTGLLLYFLMFELDDPNAEENLIVLTLVYMVFVIIAALVLGRLSDRIGRRRAFVFVASALQGVAALLLAFVPSLPMAMVAAGFLGLGYGCFLAVDQALATQVLPDPASRGKDLGIMNIASAVPQAIGPLLGALAVVMTGSFTLVFVLAALCAFAGAAAVWRVRSVR comes from the coding sequence GTGACGACGCCGGGCACCGCGCCCGCGTCGCCACCCGCCGCGGTGAGCGAACCCACGCGTCGCGTCGGGGGAGCCTGGATCTCGACGTTCGCGATCGCGTGGCTCGGCATCTGGATGGCGCAGCTGACCCCGGTGCAGCTCCTTCTCCCCGCCCAGATCGACGCGCAACTGCACCCGGATGACTGGACGGAGAGCGTCTTCGCCTTCGGGGCGATCTCGGGACTCGCCGCTGTCGCGATCATCATCGCCTACCCCCTGACGGGCGCGCTCTCCGACCGCACGACGTCGCGCTTCGGCCGACGCCGACCGTGGATCCTGGTCGGCGCCCTCGTCTTCGCGGGTGCGCTCGTCGCCCTCGGATTCGCGACCGACATCGTGCAGATCGCGCTCTGGTGGATCCTCGCGATGGTGGGCTTCTGCATCATGACCGCGGCCCTCACGGCGACGATCTCCGACCAGGTGCCGATCGGGCAACGCGGCTTCGTCTCGGGATGGCTATCGGCACCGCAGGCGATCGGCACGATCCTCGGTCTCGTCATCGTGACGGAGTTCTTCACCGGTCCGGCGGCGGGGTACGCCGTCATCGCCGTCCTGCTCATCGCCTTCGTGCTTCCCTTCCTCACGCGCCCCGACATCCCGCTCGATGCGCGCACGAAGACGAAACTCGACGCTCGCGGCATCCTCGGCTCGCTCTGGATCTCGCCGAGGAAGCACCCGGACTTCGGGTGGACGCTCCTCGGCCGCATCCTCGTGAACATCGGCAACGCGCTCGGAACGGGCCTCCTGCTCTACTTCCTCATGTTCGAGCTCGACGACCCGAACGCCGAAGAGAACCTCATCGTGCTCACGCTCGTCTATATGGTCTTCGTGATCATCGCCGCGCTCGTGCTCGGGCGGCTCTCCGACCGCATCGGCCGCCGACGCGCGTTCGTCTTCGTCGCGTCGGCGCTGCAGGGCGTCGCCGCGCTCCTCCTCGCGTTCGTGCCGAGCCTGCCGATGGCGATGGTCGCCGCGGGCTTCCTCGGGCTCGGCTACGGATGCTTCCTCGCGGTCGACCAGGCCCTCGCGACGCAGGTGCTGCCCGATCCCGCCTCGCGCGGGAAGGACCTCGGCATCATGAATATCGCGAGCGCCGTGCCGCAGGCGATCGGCCCGCTCCTCGGTGCGCTCGCCGTAGTCATGACGGGGTCGTTCACCCTCGTCTTCGTTCTCGCCGCACTGTGCGCCTTCGCCGGCGCCGCGGCCGTCTGGCGTGTTCGGAGTGTCCGTTGA